The Antedon mediterranea chromosome 11, ecAntMedi1.1, whole genome shotgun sequence genome window below encodes:
- the LOC140062018 gene encoding sialin-like — MPDQNLIEKQPILQVNDNSPTLKIRYVITFLCFVGSTLMFAARVNWSIAILFMARPESDITNSTDYVVNEGSSQIVSTFDWNMKTQQIILGSFYCGYSVGPILGGWQVGRFGGFSMLMTGIIFTTVSMLVTQFAANIGVGFVIFTRIIDGFGQGIAYPANLVLIRNWSKADERNTLLAIAFSGSSVGPIITCYISTWLCSSEFMGGWPSTFYLYGKFDS, encoded by the exons ATGCCCGACCAAAATCTGATCGAGAAGCAGCCGATTTTGCAAGTTAACG ATAATTCACCAACGTTGAAAATTCGCTATGTAATAACATTTCTATGTTTTGTTGGAAGTACTTTAATGTTTGCTGCCAGAGTGAACTGGAGTATAGCTATACTGTTTATGGCACGTCCAGAAAGTGACATTACGAATTCCACAGATTATGTAGTAAATGAAGGCAGCAGCCAAATA GTATCTACGTTTGACTGGAACATGAAAACGCAACAAATCATTTTAGGTTCTTTCTACTGTGGCTATTCAGTTGGACCTATTCTTGGAGGTTGGCAAGTTGGAAGATTTGGTGGGTTTTCTATGCTCATGACTGGAATAATATTTACAACTGTTTCCATGCTAGTAACCCAGTTTGCAGCAAATATTGGCGTTGGTTTTGTAATATTCACCAGAATTATTGATGGCTTTGGACAG GGTATTGCATATCCAGCAAATTTAGTCTTGATTAGAAATTGGTCAAAAGCAGATGAACGTAATACGCTATTAGCTATTGCTTTTTCAG gtAGTAGTGTAGGACCAATAATAACCTGTTATATCTCCACCTGGCTGTGTTCATCTGAGTTCATGGGCGGTTGGCCCtccacattttatttatatggtAAGTTTGACTCTTAA